A region from the Aegilops tauschii subsp. strangulata cultivar AL8/78 chromosome 5, Aet v6.0, whole genome shotgun sequence genome encodes:
- the LOC109763714 gene encoding MADS-box transcription factor 8-like — translation MGRGRVELKRIENKINRQVTFAKRRNGLLKKAYELSVLCDAEVALIIFSNRGKLYEFCSGQSMPKTLERYQKCSYGGPDTAIQNKENELVQSSRNEYLKLKARVENLQRTQRNLLGEDLGSLGIKDLEQLEKQLDSSLRHIRSTRTQHMLDQLTDLQRKEQMLCEANKCLRRKLEESSQQMQGQMWEQHAANLLGYDQLRQSPHQQQAPHHGGNGFFHPLDPTTEPTLQIGYTQEQINNACVAASFMPTWLP, via the exons ATGGGGCGCGGACGGGTCGAGCTCAAGCGGATCGAGAACAAGATCAACCGCCAGGTCACCTTCGCCAAGCGCCGCAACGGCCTGCTCAAGAAGGCCTACGAGCTCTCCGTCCTCTGCGATGCCGAGGTCGCGCTCATCATCTTCTCCAACCGCGGCAAGCTCTACGAGTTCTGCAGCGGCCAGAG CATGCCCAAAACACTTGAGAGATACCAGAAATGCAGTTATGGTGGGCCAGATACAGCAATACAAAATAAGGAGAATGAG TTAGTGCAGAGCAGTCGAAACGAGTACCTCAAACTGAAAGCACGAGTCGAGAATCTGCAGAGAACCCAACG AAATTTGCTTGGTGAAGATCTCGGGTCACTTGGCATCAAAGATCTGGAGCAGCTCGAAAAGCAACTTGATTCATCCTTAAGGCACATAAGATCCACAAGG ACACAGCATATGCTTGACCAGCTCACTGATCTGCAAAGGAAG GAACAAATGCTGTGTGAAGCTAATAAGTGCCTTCGAAGAAAA CTGGAGGAGAGCAGCCAGCAGATGCAGGGCCAAATGTGGGAGCAGCACGCCGCCAACTTGCTCGGCTACGACCAGCTGCGGCAGTCCCCGCATCAGCAGCAGGCGCCACACCACGGCGGCAACGGCTTCTTCCACCCCCTGGACCCTACCACTGAGCCTACACTTCAGATAGG GTATACTCAGGAGCAGATAAACAACGCATGCGTGGCGGCGTCGTTCATGCCGACATGGCTGCCCTGA